In one Methylobacterium sp. SyP6R genomic region, the following are encoded:
- a CDS encoding ABC transporter ATP-binding protein — protein MLKAFLAYYRPYRVLFLLDFGCAILSGLLELGFPMAVKAFVDVLLPRQDWSLILLAAAGLALLYVANAGLMVVVTYWGHVLGINIETTMRARAFDHLQTLSFRFFDNQKTGHLVARVTKDLEEIGEVAHHGPEDLFIAVMTLFGAFGLMLTVHPPLALMTAAILPVIAFVTVRYGGRMTRNWQAQYGRVGAFNARIEENVGGIRVVKAFANEAHERRLFAADNERYRATKLDAYRIMAASLSLNYLGMRLVQIVVLLGGAAFVVRGDLSPGGFVGFLLLVGVFYRPLEKISAVVETYPKGIAGFRRYRELLATAPDIVDRPDAIPAPALRGEIRFEGVRFGYGDGRPVLDGVDLAVRAGETVAFVGPSGAGKTTLCSLVPRFYEVEAGRITIDGHDIRDLTLASLRGQIGIVQQDVFLFAGTIRENIAYGRLDASEAEIREAAHRARLDALIAMLPDGLDTVVGERGVKLSGGQKQRLAIARVFLKNPPILILDEATSALDTETEREIQQALAELAQGRTTLVIAHRLATIRHADRIAVVSNGRILEQGSHDALVAVNGAYRRLHAAQGGVAAAE, from the coding sequence ATGCTGAAGGCCTTCCTCGCCTATTACCGGCCGTACCGGGTCCTGTTCCTCCTCGATTTCGGCTGCGCCATCCTGTCGGGCCTGCTCGAACTCGGCTTCCCGATGGCGGTGAAGGCCTTCGTCGACGTGTTGCTGCCGCGGCAGGACTGGAGCCTGATCCTGCTCGCCGCCGCGGGACTGGCGCTGCTCTACGTCGCCAATGCGGGGCTGATGGTGGTGGTGACCTATTGGGGTCACGTGCTCGGCATCAACATCGAGACCACGATGCGCGCCCGCGCCTTCGACCACCTGCAAACGCTGTCGTTCCGGTTCTTCGACAACCAGAAGACCGGCCACCTCGTCGCCCGGGTGACGAAGGACCTCGAAGAGATCGGCGAGGTCGCCCATCACGGGCCCGAGGACCTGTTCATCGCCGTGATGACGCTGTTCGGCGCCTTCGGGCTGATGCTCACCGTCCACCCGCCGCTGGCGCTGATGACCGCCGCGATCCTGCCGGTCATCGCCTTCGTCACCGTGCGCTACGGCGGGCGGATGACGCGGAACTGGCAGGCGCAGTACGGCAGGGTCGGCGCCTTCAACGCCCGCATCGAGGAGAATGTCGGCGGCATCCGGGTGGTGAAGGCCTTCGCCAACGAGGCCCACGAGCGGCGCCTGTTCGCCGCCGACAACGAGCGCTACCGCGCCACCAAGCTCGACGCCTACAGGATCATGGCGGCGAGCCTGTCGCTCAACTATCTCGGCATGCGCCTCGTCCAGATCGTGGTGCTGCTGGGTGGCGCCGCCTTCGTGGTGCGGGGCGACCTCAGCCCCGGCGGCTTCGTCGGCTTCCTGCTCCTCGTCGGCGTGTTCTACCGGCCGCTGGAGAAGATCAGCGCGGTGGTCGAGACCTACCCGAAGGGCATCGCGGGGTTCCGGCGGTATAGGGAACTGCTCGCCACCGCCCCCGACATCGTCGACCGGCCTGATGCGATCCCGGCTCCGGCCTTGCGCGGCGAGATCCGGTTCGAGGGCGTGCGCTTCGGCTACGGCGATGGCCGCCCGGTGCTCGATGGGGTCGATCTGGCGGTGCGGGCGGGCGAGACGGTCGCCTTCGTCGGCCCGTCGGGGGCCGGCAAGACCACCCTGTGCTCCCTGGTGCCGCGCTTCTACGAGGTCGAGGCCGGGCGCATCACCATCGATGGGCACGACATCCGCGACCTGACCCTGGCATCCTTGCGGGGCCAGATCGGCATCGTGCAGCAGGACGTGTTCCTGTTCGCCGGCACGATCCGCGAGAACATCGCCTATGGCCGGCTCGACGCCAGCGAGGCGGAGATCCGGGAAGCGGCGCATCGCGCCCGGCTCGACGCCCTGATCGCGATGCTGCCCGACGGCCTCGACACGGTGGTGGGCGAGCGCGGCGTCAAGCTCTCCGGCGGGCAAAAGCAGCGCCTGGCCATCGCCCGGGTCTTCCTCAAGAACCCGCCGATCCTGATCCTCGACGAGGCGACCTCGGCGCTCGACACCGAGACCGAGCGCGAGATCCAGCAGGCGCTGGCCGAACTGGCGCAAGGCCGCACGACGCTCGTCATCGCCCACCGCCTCGCCACCATCCGGCACGCCGACCGCATCGCCGTGGTGTCGAACGGGCGCATCCTGGAGCAGGGCTCGCACGACGCCTTGGTCGCGGTGAACGGCGCCTACCGGCGCCTGCACGCGGCGCAGGGCGGAGTCGCCGCGGCGGAGTAG
- the hppD gene encoding 4-hydroxyphenylpyruvate dioxygenase has translation MGPYPHDAPAAQVTAANPMGTDGFEFVEYAHPEPQALHDLFRAMGFTAVARHRTKAITVYRQGDVNYLVNEEPGSHGHRFVAAHGPCAPAMAFRVVDAEAAYERAIALGAEPADPAEGSKTLDVPAIKGIGGSRLYFVETYGEKGSPYEAEFDWLDARDPKPEGLGLFYLDHLTHNVHRGRMGVWAGFYETIFNFRQIRYFDIAGKQTGLFSKALTSPDGKIRIPINESADEKSQIEEYLHAYNGEGIQHIACGCRNIYATIEALRERGVAFMPAPPSVYYRRVDRRLPGHGEPLERMERNGILIDGEGVVEGGMTKILLQLFSANAIGPIFFEFIQRKGDDGFGEGNFKALFESIEEDQIRRGVLAADGARDAAA, from the coding sequence ATGGGCCCCTATCCGCACGACGCCCCGGCCGCCCAGGTCACCGCCGCCAACCCGATGGGGACGGACGGGTTCGAGTTCGTGGAATACGCCCATCCCGAGCCCCAGGCCCTGCACGACCTCTTCCGCGCCATGGGCTTCACGGCGGTCGCGCGCCACCGCACCAAGGCGATCACGGTCTATCGCCAGGGCGACGTGAACTATCTGGTCAACGAGGAGCCCGGCAGCCACGGCCACCGGTTCGTCGCCGCCCACGGCCCCTGCGCCCCCGCGATGGCGTTCCGGGTGGTCGACGCCGAGGCCGCCTACGAGCGGGCGATCGCGCTCGGCGCCGAGCCGGCCGACCCGGCGGAGGGGAGCAAGACCCTCGACGTGCCGGCGATCAAGGGCATCGGCGGCTCGCGGCTCTACTTCGTCGAGACCTACGGGGAGAAGGGCTCGCCCTACGAGGCCGAGTTCGACTGGCTGGATGCGCGCGATCCGAAGCCCGAGGGCCTCGGCCTGTTCTACCTCGACCACCTGACCCACAACGTGCATCGCGGCCGGATGGGCGTCTGGGCCGGGTTCTACGAAACGATCTTCAACTTCCGGCAGATCCGCTACTTCGACATCGCCGGCAAGCAGACCGGCCTGTTCTCGAAGGCGCTGACCTCGCCCGACGGCAAGATCCGCATCCCGATCAACGAATCGGCCGACGAGAAGAGCCAGATCGAGGAATACCTGCACGCCTATAACGGCGAGGGGATCCAGCACATCGCCTGCGGCTGCCGCAACATCTACGCGACGATCGAGGCGTTGCGCGAGCGCGGCGTCGCCTTCATGCCAGCGCCGCCCTCGGTCTATTACCGCCGCGTCGACAGGCGCCTGCCCGGCCACGGCGAGCCGCTGGAGCGGATGGAGCGGAACGGCATCCTGATCGACGGCGAGGGCGTGGTCGAGGGTGGGATGACCAAGATCCTGCTGCAGCTGTTCTCGGCCAACGCGATCGGGCCGATCTTCTTCGAGTTCATCCAGCGCAAGGGCGACGACGGCTTCGGCGAGGGCAATTTCAAGGCCCTGTTCGAGTCGATCGAGGAAGACCAGATCCGCCGCGGCGTGCTCGCCGCCGACGGGGCCCGCGACGCGGCGGCGTGA
- a CDS encoding Lrp/AsnC family transcriptional regulator — MTDPLALDGFDLKILAALQEDGRLGNQELADRVHLSASQCSRRRLRLEERGVVRCYRAELAPGPLGLAVTVFTKVALATHNRDNARRFAELVRGLDCVLEAHVMTGDSDYLLKVIVPDLKALSAVINDVLLPHESVAHVHSSVVLDTLKEAAPLPLPRGPASG; from the coding sequence ATGACCGATCCTCTCGCCCTCGACGGGTTCGACCTGAAAATCCTCGCGGCGCTCCAGGAGGATGGCCGGCTCGGCAACCAGGAGCTCGCCGACAGGGTGCATCTCTCCGCCAGCCAGTGCTCGCGCCGGCGCCTGCGGCTGGAGGAGCGCGGGGTGGTGCGGTGCTACCGGGCGGAGCTGGCGCCGGGCCCGCTCGGGCTCGCCGTCACGGTGTTCACCAAGGTCGCGCTCGCCACCCACAACCGCGACAATGCCCGCCGCTTCGCCGAGCTGGTCCGCGGCCTCGACTGCGTGCTGGAGGCCCACGTGATGACCGGCGACAGCGATTACCTGCTGAAAGTGATCGTGCCCGACCTGAAGGCGCTGTCGGCGGTCATCAACGACGTGCTCCTGCCGCACGAGAGCGTGGCGCATGTCCATTCCTCGGTGGTGCTCGACACGCTGAAGGAGGCGGCGCCGCTGCCGCTGCCGCGCGGCCCGGCTTCCGGGTGA
- a CDS encoding patatin-like phospholipase family protein — MMWDGIALFSGAPVRRSADGVLGAAGVPPLREPERPRRAKVGLALGGGAARGWSHIGAIEVLQEAGIAIDVVAGCSIGAAVGACHAAGKLGELRDFALTLTKRRVMGLLDFHISGSGLIAGERLRRLLERDLGSARIEDLPLTFAAVATELGTGHEIWLTRGGLVEAVRASYALPGIFDPVKIAGRWLMDGALVNPVPVTAARALGADVVLCVNLNGDMRVRGTVIQSHGAEGADAVMEAAAEAAGAPAEEARRWPLIGGRRQKPKPRPEAGAPSGIASVMVDAFNITQDRISRSRLAGDPPDVMINPKLAQMGLFEFHRAEECIELGRQATRRMLPEIHEMIAAAVTPV; from the coding sequence ATGATGTGGGACGGCATCGCACTCTTTTCCGGCGCGCCGGTTCGGCGCTCAGCGGACGGCGTGCTGGGTGCCGCGGGTGTCCCTCCCCTGCGCGAGCCCGAGCGGCCGCGGCGGGCCAAGGTCGGGCTGGCGCTCGGTGGCGGCGCCGCCCGGGGCTGGTCGCATATCGGGGCGATCGAGGTGCTGCAGGAGGCCGGCATCGCCATCGACGTCGTGGCCGGCTGCTCGATCGGCGCCGCGGTCGGCGCCTGCCACGCCGCCGGCAAGCTCGGCGAGTTGCGCGACTTCGCCCTCACCCTGACCAAGCGCCGGGTGATGGGCCTGCTCGACTTCCACATCAGCGGCTCGGGGCTGATCGCCGGCGAGCGTCTGCGGCGGCTGCTCGAGCGCGACCTCGGCAGCGCCCGCATCGAGGACCTGCCGCTGACCTTCGCGGCGGTGGCGACCGAACTCGGCACCGGCCACGAGATCTGGCTCACCCGCGGCGGCCTCGTCGAGGCGGTGCGGGCGTCCTACGCGCTTCCCGGCATCTTCGATCCGGTGAAGATCGCCGGGCGCTGGCTGATGGACGGGGCCCTGGTCAACCCGGTCCCGGTGACGGCGGCTCGCGCGCTTGGCGCCGACGTGGTGCTCTGCGTCAACCTCAACGGCGACATGCGGGTGCGCGGCACGGTGATCCAGTCGCACGGGGCGGAGGGCGCCGACGCGGTGATGGAGGCCGCCGCCGAGGCCGCCGGCGCACCCGCGGAAGAGGCGCGGCGCTGGCCGCTGATCGGCGGCCGGCGCCAGAAGCCGAAACCCCGGCCCGAGGCCGGCGCGCCGAGCGGCATCGCCAGCGTGATGGTCGACGCCTTCAACATCACGCAGGACCGGATCTCGCGCTCGCGGCTCGCCGGCGACCCGCCCGACGTGATGATCAACCCGAAGCTCGCCCAGATGGGCCTGTTCGAGTTCCACCGCGCCGAGGAATGCATCGAGCTCGGCCGCCAGGCGACGCGGCGGATGCTGCCGGAGATCCACGAGATGATCGCGGCCGCCGTCACGCCGGTGTAA
- a CDS encoding CBS domain-containing protein, with protein sequence MTVARILSQKGRTVVTVQPHRTLAEAASLLTEKGIGALVVSDAGQSVLGILSERDIIRAVVRGGGAALEAPVSRHMTAKVVCCTRGTAVDEVMELMTDGRFRHVPVVEDGRLVGLVSIGDVVKHRIASVEAEHQALREYIATA encoded by the coding sequence ATGACCGTTGCGCGCATCCTGTCGCAGAAGGGCCGCACCGTGGTGACCGTGCAGCCCCACCGCACGCTGGCCGAGGCGGCGTCCCTCCTGACCGAGAAGGGCATCGGCGCCCTGGTGGTGAGCGATGCCGGCCAGAGCGTCCTCGGCATCCTGTCGGAGCGCGACATCATCCGGGCCGTGGTCCGCGGCGGCGGTGCCGCGCTCGAGGCGCCGGTCTCCCGGCACATGACCGCCAAGGTGGTGTGCTGCACCCGCGGCACCGCCGTCGACGAGGTGATGGAACTGATGACCGACGGCCGCTTCCGCCACGTCCCGGTGGTCGAGGACGGTCGCCTGGTCGGCCTCGTCTCGATCGGCGACGTGGTCAAGCACCGCATCGCCTCGGTCGAGGCCGAGCACCAAGCCCTGCGCGAGTACATCGCCACGGCCTGA
- a CDS encoding rhomboid family intramembrane serine protease has protein sequence MDATPDLPRPPRVPVFNMPAVVTASVGILVLIHAVRQVLPDVWDITLLLDLALVPARWTLALDPDRAADVLRTAAASSGSALEVEARKAFAAYLVADPGAMPWTFVSYALLHGSWAHVLLNSVWLAAFGTPVARRCGAWRYGLIALVSTAAGGFLHVLIDPLSTVPLIGASAGVSGLMAAAVRFAFQPVETPGSAALPWQRPVPTRLQTIPELMRNRSAAVFLVIWFVTNLLFGLAALPLGLTDSAVAWDAHLGGFVVGFLMLPLVERLGRR, from the coding sequence CCGCGACCGCCGCGCGTGCCGGTGTTCAACATGCCCGCCGTGGTCACCGCCTCGGTCGGGATCCTGGTGCTGATCCACGCCGTGCGGCAGGTGCTGCCCGACGTCTGGGACATCACCCTGCTCCTCGACCTCGCCCTGGTGCCGGCGCGCTGGACCCTCGCCCTCGACCCCGACCGGGCCGCGGACGTGCTGAGGACCGCCGCGGCCTCGAGCGGTAGCGCCCTCGAGGTCGAGGCGCGGAAGGCCTTCGCGGCCTACCTGGTGGCCGATCCGGGCGCCATGCCCTGGACCTTCGTCAGTTACGCGCTGCTGCACGGCTCCTGGGCCCACGTGCTCCTCAACAGCGTCTGGCTCGCGGCTTTCGGCACCCCGGTGGCGCGGCGCTGCGGCGCCTGGCGCTACGGCCTGATCGCCCTCGTCTCGACCGCCGCGGGCGGCTTCCTCCACGTGCTCATCGATCCCCTGAGCACCGTGCCGCTGATCGGCGCTTCGGCGGGCGTGTCGGGGCTGATGGCGGCGGCGGTGCGCTTCGCGTTCCAGCCGGTCGAAACGCCTGGTTCCGCCGCCCTGCCGTGGCAGCGCCCGGTCCCGACGCGGCTGCAGACCATCCCCGAACTCATGCGCAACCGCTCGGCGGCGGTCTTCCTCGTCATCTGGTTCGTCACCAACCTGCTGTTCGGCCTCGCCGCCCTGCCGCTCGGCCTCACCGATTCCGCGGTCGCCTGGGACGCGCATCTCGGCGGCTTCGTCGTCGGGTTCCTGATGCTTCCCCTGGTCGAACGGCTCGGACGACGCTGA